Genomic DNA from Lagenorhynchus albirostris chromosome 20, mLagAlb1.1, whole genome shotgun sequence:
GATGATCGGCCCAAAGGAAAGCATACTTCTGCTGTTGCCTCCAAAGAGGACTCGTGGACCCTATTTAAACCACCCCCAGTTTTTCCAGTGGACAATAGCAGTGCTAAAATAGTTCCTAAAATAAGTTATGCAAGCAAAGTTAAGGAAAACCTCAACAAAACTGTACAGAACTCTTCCGTGTCAccatcttcatcttcatcctcTTCGTCATCTACTGGGGAAACTCAGACCCAATCTTCAAGTCGATTATCCCAGGTCCCTATGTCAGCGCTGAAATCTGTTACTTCGGCCAGCTTCTCTAATGGGCCAGTTTTAGCAGGGACTGATGCAAGTGTGTATTCTCCTGGGGGTCAGCCACTGCTAACTACTGCTGCTAATACTCTAACACCCATCTCTTCTGGGACTGATTCAGTTCTCCAAGACATGAGTCTGACTTCAGCAGCTGTTGAACAAATTAAGTCCAGCCTTTTTATCTACCCTTCAAATATGCAAACTGTGCTGTTGAGCACAGCACAAGTGGATCTACCCTCTCAGACAGATCAGCAAAACCTGGGGGATATCTTCCAGAATCAGTGGGGTTTATCATTTATCAATGAGCCCAGTGCTGGCCCTGAGACTGTTATTGGGAAATCATCAGATCATAAAGTGATGGAGGTGACATTTCAAGGGGAATATCCTGCCACTTTGGTTTCACAGGGTGCTGAAATAATCCCCTCAGGAACTGAGCATCCTGTGTTTCCCAAGGCTTATGAGCTGGAAAAACGGACTAGTCCTCAAGTTCTGGGTAGCATTCTAAAATCTGGGACTACTAGTGAGAGTGGAGCCTTATCCTTGGAACCCAGTCATATAGGTGACCTGCAAAAAGCAGACACCAGTAGTCAAGGTGCTTTAGTGTTTCTCTCAAAGGACTATGAGATAGAAAATCAAAATCCTCTGGCGTCTCCTACGAACACTTTGTTAGGCTCCGCCAAAGAACAGAGATACCAGAGAGGCCTAGAAAGGAATGATAGCTGGGGTTCTTTTGACCTGAGGGCTGCTATTGTATATCACACTAAAGGTAACTTATTTGTTTCCTATATGAAGGTTCTTACTGGTCATTTTAATGTACATTTATTGCCTGTTGTATTAAGAGTGAAATTTGGAA
This window encodes:
- the NUFIP2 gene encoding FMR1-interacting protein NUFIP2 isoform X1, translating into MEEKPSQPQPQHHHSHHHPHHHPQQQQQQQSHHHHHYYFYNHSHNHHHHHHHQQPHQYLQHGAEGSPKAQPKPLKHEQKHALQQHQETPKKKTGYGELNGNAGEREISLKNLGSDEATNPISRVLNGNQQVVDTNLKQTVKSSTFGKAGIKTRNFIQKNSMDKKNGKSYENKSGENQSVDKTDTVAIPNGVVTNNSGYIANGYMGKGADNDGSGSESGYTTPKKRKARRNSAKGCENLNLVQDKIMQQETNVPTLKQGLETFKPDYSEQKGNRVDGSKPIWKYETGPGGPSRGKPAVGDMLRKSSDIKPGVSSKKFDDRPKGKHTSAVASKEDSWTLFKPPPVFPVDNSSAKIVPKISYASKVKENLNKTVQNSSVSPSSSSSSSSSTGETQTQSSSRLSQVPMSALKSVTSASFSNGPVLAGTDASVYSPGGQPLLTTAANTLTPISSGTDSVLQDMSLTSAAVEQIKSSLFIYPSNMQTVLLSTAQVDLPSQTDQQNLGDIFQNQWGLSFINEPSAGPETVIGKSSDHKVMEVTFQGEYPATLVSQGAEIIPSGTEHPVFPKAYELEKRTSPQVLGSILKSGTTSESGALSLEPSHIGDLQKADTSSQGALVFLSKDYEIENQNPLASPTNTLLGSAKEQRYQRGLERNDSWGSFDLRAAIVYHTKGNLFVSYMKVLTGHFNVHLLPVVLRVKFGSYYEIL
- the NUFIP2 gene encoding FMR1-interacting protein NUFIP2 isoform X2, with the protein product MEEKPSQPQPQHHHSHHHPHHHPQQQQQQQSHHHHHYYFYNHSHNHHHHHHHQQPHQYLQHGAEGSPKAQPKPLKHEQKHALQQHQETPKKKTGYGELNGNAGEREISLKNLGSDEATNPISRVLNGNQQVVDTNLKQTVKSSTFGKAGIKTRNFIQKNSMDKKNGKSYENKSGENQSVDKTDTVAIPNGVVTNNSGYIANGYMGKGADNDGSGSESGYTTPKKRKARRNSAKGCENLNLVQDKIMQQETNVPTLKQGLETFKPDYSEQKGNRVDGSKPIWKYETGPGGPSRGKPAVGDMLRKSSDIKPGVSSKKFDDRPKGKHTSAVASKEDSWTLFKPPPVFPVDNSSAKIVPKISYASKVKENLNKTVQNSSVSPSSSSSSSSSTGETQTQSSSRLSQVPMSALKSVTSASFSNGPVLAGTDASVYSPGGQPLLTTAANTLTPISSGTDSVLQDMSLTSAAVEQIKSSLFIYPSNMQTVLLSTAQVDLPSQTDQQNLGDIFQNQWGLSFINEPSAGPETVIGKSSDHKVMEVTFQGEYPATLVSQGAEIIPSGTEHPVFPKAYELEKRTSPQVLGSILKSGTTSESGALSLEPSHIGDLQKADTSSQGALVFLSKDYEIENQNPLASPTNTLLGSAKEQRYQRGLERNDSWGSFDLRAAIVYHTKEMESVWNLQKQDPKRIITYNEAMDSPDQ